Proteins from a single region of Aquirhabdus parva:
- a CDS encoding DUF4214 domain-containing protein translates to MPNEISINDRSKHISGNIGDIKALMKYDDQEFIENAYGVLLNRYPDSEGLRYYLGRLRSGVPKARILHQLHTSSEAREIGVKLPGLKAELIASRILRLPVLGVIHRNLLSNNRVYRSYATVNADVITAVEHRLNGIVHRFLVSGGQEDSRFDKSIEVFKQLIEQQGQLIEQQGQLIAQQGQLVATIAAQKHTGNERVELTSVEGVSQNIPDEPPKVTNILSSRASGIFKQLKTKSTSHFEGDR, encoded by the coding sequence ATGCCAAATGAAATTTCTATTAACGATAGATCAAAACATATATCTGGAAATATCGGGGATATTAAGGCCTTAATGAAATACGACGATCAAGAGTTCATTGAAAACGCGTATGGGGTACTTTTGAACCGTTATCCTGATAGTGAGGGACTTCGATACTATTTGGGAAGACTGCGCTCAGGAGTCCCAAAAGCAAGAATCTTACATCAGTTGCATACTTCTAGTGAAGCGCGTGAAATTGGTGTAAAGCTTCCCGGTTTAAAAGCCGAGCTGATAGCGAGTCGAATCCTACGTTTACCTGTATTAGGTGTAATACATCGTAATTTGCTGAGCAATAATCGTGTTTACCGATCATATGCTACGGTTAATGCTGATGTTATTACTGCAGTAGAACATCGTTTGAATGGTATTGTGCATCGATTCTTGGTATCAGGAGGTCAAGAAGATTCTCGCTTCGATAAATCGATAGAGGTTTTTAAACAGTTAATTGAGCAACAGGGGCAGTTAATTGAACAGCAAGGACAGCTCATTGCTCAACAAGGACAGTTGGTTGCCACAATTGCAGCTCAGAAACATACTGGGAATGAGAGGGTAGAGCTTACTTCCGTGGAGGGAGTTTCTCAAAATATTCCAGATGAGCCGCCCAAAGTGACGAATATACTATCATCCAGAGCCAGTGGGATTTTTAAGCAATTAAAAACGAAGTCGACGAGCCATTTTGAGGGAGATCGTTAA
- a CDS encoding mannose-1-phosphate guanylyltransferase/mannose-6-phosphate isomerase, whose amino-acid sequence MILVPVIMSGGAGTRLWPVSREGYPKPFMKLADGQSLLMKTYQRAASVMSTDYLVTVTNRDYFFESKDNLSQVNSKVQSTFLLEPFGRNTAPAIALAALDILEKQGPEAILLVMSADHLIKDGQRFEDAVAAAATLASQGYLVTFGITPTAPETGFGYIECGDVLGVGYSVARFVEKPAFEKAQQLLASGNHLWNAGIFCFQAGTFLSELEKTAPEIVTIAQACRAQLGDGAVTSMQDYSADIFAKFPDISIDYALLERSDKVAVIPCDFGWSDIGSWQAVSELTVADETLNRTVGQSVIVDSRNVYVQSHDRLVAAVGVQDLVIVDTPDALLVVHADKTQDVRKVVAQLKALGHDAFKLHRTVARPWGTYTILEESSRFKIKRIEVKPGASLSLQMHHHRSEHWIVVSGTAQVTNGDKTLLLGANESTYIPAGNRHRLENPGVLQLIMIEVQSGEYLGEDDIVRFQDNYGRC is encoded by the coding sequence ATGATTCTTGTTCCTGTGATTATGTCTGGTGGTGCGGGTACTCGCTTATGGCCTGTATCTCGTGAGGGATATCCTAAACCGTTTATGAAGCTTGCAGATGGGCAGAGTCTCCTGATGAAGACTTATCAGCGTGCAGCTTCAGTTATGAGTACAGACTATTTAGTGACTGTAACTAACCGCGATTATTTCTTTGAAAGCAAAGATAATTTGTCACAAGTTAATTCTAAAGTTCAGTCTACTTTTTTACTTGAACCTTTTGGACGTAATACAGCACCAGCGATTGCTTTAGCAGCATTGGATATTTTAGAGAAGCAGGGACCCGAAGCAATATTACTGGTGATGTCTGCGGATCATTTGATTAAAGATGGTCAGCGTTTTGAAGATGCAGTTGCTGCTGCCGCGACTCTCGCAAGTCAAGGTTATTTGGTCACTTTTGGCATTACACCAACCGCACCAGAGACTGGTTTTGGTTATATTGAATGTGGTGATGTGCTTGGTGTGGGTTATTCTGTTGCGCGCTTTGTTGAAAAACCCGCCTTTGAAAAGGCACAACAATTGCTGGCCAGTGGTAATCATCTGTGGAATGCGGGTATTTTCTGTTTCCAAGCGGGAACTTTCTTGAGTGAGCTTGAAAAGACAGCACCGGAGATTGTAACTATTGCACAAGCCTGCCGTGCTCAGCTTGGCGACGGCGCGGTAACGTCTATGCAGGACTATTCAGCGGATATTTTTGCAAAGTTTCCCGATATTTCAATTGATTATGCATTGCTTGAACGTTCAGATAAGGTTGCGGTTATTCCATGCGATTTTGGCTGGAGCGATATTGGATCTTGGCAGGCCGTGAGTGAGTTGACTGTTGCAGATGAGACATTGAATCGTACAGTGGGGCAATCCGTGATTGTGGATTCACGTAATGTCTATGTACAGAGTCATGATCGCTTGGTTGCGGCAGTTGGGGTGCAGGATTTAGTTATTGTTGATACGCCAGATGCATTATTGGTTGTCCATGCCGATAAAACGCAAGACGTACGTAAGGTTGTCGCGCAGCTCAAAGCTTTAGGGCACGATGCATTTAAATTGCATCGTACCGTAGCAAGACCTTGGGGGACTTATACCATCCTTGAGGAAAGTTCACGTTTCAAAATTAAGCGAATTGAAGTGAAGCCTGGAGCGAGTTTAAGTTTACAAATGCATCATCATCGTAGTGAGCATTGGATTGTAGTGAGTGGAACAGCACAAGTGACCAATGGGGATAAGACGTTGCTCTTGGGTGCGAATGAGTCAACTTATATTCCAGCTGGAAATCGACATCGTCTTGAAAATCCTGGAGTACTTCAGCTCATTATGATTGAGGTACAAAGCGGGGAATATTTGGGTGAAGATGATATAGTGCGTTTTCAAGATAATTATGGACGTTGCTAA
- a CDS encoding ABC transporter permease, whose amino-acid sequence MKLNQSNNKLIVKPSLIKSLVIQKRVIHALLMREILTRYGRHNIGFLWLFVEPMLFTLGVTALWTLSKVSHGSNQLPIVAFAITGYSSVLLWRNMPSRTAAAVEPNLSLMYHRNVKVIDIYISRLFLEFAGATASFLILSIVFFSIGWLKLPEDILEVIVGWLMLTWFGVSLALVVGALSSRTEIVDKLWHPMSYLLFPLSGAAFMVDWLPPAAQKFVLLLPMVHGVEMVREGYFGSAVTAHYNLPYMAFICLCLTAFGLTQERIVSRKVTPE is encoded by the coding sequence TTGAAACTAAATCAATCAAACAATAAATTGATTGTTAAACCCTCTCTTATTAAATCCTTGGTGATTCAAAAGAGGGTAATTCATGCTTTGTTGATGCGTGAGATTCTGACTCGATATGGGCGTCATAACATCGGTTTTTTATGGTTATTTGTAGAGCCGATGTTATTTACGCTGGGTGTGACTGCGCTTTGGACGTTGTCTAAGGTCTCGCATGGTTCAAATCAACTTCCGATCGTAGCTTTTGCGATCACTGGTTATTCTTCTGTTTTACTTTGGCGGAATATGCCGAGCCGTACTGCGGCAGCCGTAGAGCCTAATCTTTCCTTGATGTACCATCGAAATGTTAAAGTCATAGATATCTATATATCTAGATTGTTTTTGGAGTTTGCTGGAGCTACGGCATCCTTTCTTATTCTTTCAATCGTCTTTTTTTCGATTGGTTGGCTGAAGTTGCCAGAGGACATTTTAGAGGTTATTGTTGGGTGGCTTATGCTTACATGGTTCGGTGTGTCTCTAGCCTTGGTTGTTGGTGCTTTGAGTTCCCGTACAGAGATTGTAGATAAACTATGGCATCCTATGTCATATCTATTATTCCCGCTGTCCGGAGCTGCTTTTATGGTGGATTGGCTCCCTCCAGCAGCTCAGAAATTTGTTCTTCTTTTGCCGATGGTTCATGGTGTGGAGATGGTCCGAGAGGGCTATTTCGGTTCTGCAGTAACAGCTCATTATAATTTGCCTTATATGGCATTTATTTGCCTATGCTTAACTGCTTTTGGGCTTACACAAGAACGAATTGTAAGCAGAAAGGTGACTCCAGAGTGA
- a CDS encoding ABC transporter ATP-binding protein encodes MIKLNNVFKRYPVHSGEVTVLDNINLQVMPGEKVGILGRNGSGKSTLIRLISGAERPTSGDIIRTMSVSWPLAFGGAFQGTLTGIDNLRFICRIYGTTTEDKIPFVQEFSELGRYLKEPVKTYSSGMRARLAFAISMVVEFDCFLIDEVTAVGDSRFHEKCHIELFEKRKDRAMIMVSHDAGYVREHCDHAAVILDGKLQFFENVDDAYVYYQESFG; translated from the coding sequence GTGATAAAACTAAATAATGTTTTTAAACGCTATCCAGTTCATTCTGGGGAAGTAACCGTTTTGGATAATATTAATTTGCAGGTGATGCCTGGCGAAAAAGTTGGAATCTTGGGTCGTAATGGTTCAGGAAAATCTACTCTTATTCGTCTTATCAGTGGTGCCGAGCGTCCAACGTCAGGTGATATTATCAGGACAATGAGTGTGTCTTGGCCTTTGGCATTTGGGGGCGCTTTTCAAGGGACGTTGACTGGGATTGATAATTTAAGATTTATATGTCGTATCTATGGAACAACAACAGAGGATAAAATTCCGTTTGTGCAGGAATTTTCTGAATTGGGGCGTTATTTAAAAGAACCTGTTAAAACCTATTCCTCAGGAATGCGTGCTCGCTTGGCATTTGCGATTTCTATGGTTGTTGAATTTGACTGTTTTTTGATTGATGAGGTTACTGCCGTTGGTGATAGTCGATTCCATGAGAAATGTCATATCGAGCTTTTTGAAAAAAGAAAAGATCGTGCGATGATTATGGTTTCTCATGATGCTGGTTATGTCAGGGAGCATTGTGATCATGCTGCAGTCATATTAGATGGGAAGTTACAATTTTTTGAGAATGTAGATGATGCATATGTCTATTATCAAGAATCGTTTGGTTGA
- a CDS encoding RidA family protein, which yields MMRRVIHTSLAPAAIGTYSQAIQTGNTVYLSGQIGLDPETMQLVEGIEAQIRRVFDNVQAVSEAAGGSLADIAKINIFLIDLANFQLVNQIMGEYFTEPYPARAALGVASLPRGALVEMDGILELAD from the coding sequence ATTATGCGTCGAGTTATCCATACCTCTCTTGCTCCAGCCGCTATCGGAACATACTCACAGGCAATCCAAACGGGTAACACTGTCTATTTGTCGGGTCAAATTGGTCTAGACCCTGAAACCATGCAGTTGGTTGAGGGGATTGAAGCACAAATTCGCCGCGTTTTTGACAATGTGCAAGCAGTATCTGAAGCTGCTGGTGGTTCACTTGCGGATATTGCTAAAATCAATATCTTTCTGATTGATCTGGCAAACTTCCAACTCGTCAACCAAATTATGGGTGAATATTTTACCGAACCCTACCCGGCGCGTGCAGCTCTCGGTGTGGCAAGCCTGCCCCGTGGTGCACTCGTGGAAATGGATGGTATTTTAGAACTCGCGGACTAA
- a CDS encoding glycosyltransferase codes for MRIVIDMQGVQGGSRYRGIGRYTIALTQAIIKNGGQDNEIILALNGMFPESVEFIRAIFSPLLPKNNIRIWQAQAPVSQIESANDSRREAAELIREAFLASLNPDIVLVSSLFEGFHGNAVTSVGLLSNTVPTAVILYDLIPYINRDVYLANPLVASWYDNKIDHLRRADILFGISESSRQEGIGFLGFSEESCINISTAADEQFQPQNIEKSQELAIRSKYQLKHEFLMYTGGIDPRKNIEGLICAYAQLPISLRNERQLAIVCDIQPPSRAALEGLIREQGLSPHEVILTGFVPEKDLIALYNLCQAFVFPSWHEGFGLPALEAMACGRAVIAANTSSLPEVVGNKEALFNPLDQEAMTAKLYQVLTDADFRLRLQQHGLEQAKLFSWDTSAIRLLDALNIWFTGQSKKMNSVLPTKRLKLAYVSPLPPERSGISDYSAELLPELSRYYDIEVIVEQSAVIDPWVSANCQIRDSAWLRAHADKYERVLYHFGNSHFHQHMFSLLKEVPGVVVLHDFFLSGIVSHMELTGYRPDFWRNTLLFSHGYIPVEKRYHIPDIGDVIWEYPANAHVLQDATGVIVHAENSRRLSQKWYGQDSAKDWAVIPHLRTAVPTLDSQRYRAKLGISENSFVICSFGLLGPTKQNRRLLDAWLASDLAKDPNCVLIFVGENHNGEYGNQLVETINKSGLSNRIRITGWTDTDDFRKYLSIADLGVQLRTLSRGETSGTVLDCMNYGLPTIVNSNGSMADLPDDGVLKLPDLYEDIDLINALEMLWSNPEQRSVLGRRAREIILTQHNPRKCASQYAVQIERIYAEKVVKVPALINAISELKVPPSDEQALIALSESIDLSIPPQIGAPQFLVDISELVRGDSKSGIQRVVRSILLELLLNPPVGFKVEPIYANGEHSYYYARNFTLSFLDCPETGLPDEPISFKSGDVFLGLDLHPFVLTHRNFYQTLRNYGVEVRFVIYDLLSITHSQFFNDGAAEQFHRWLKVYAESDGIICISQSVATDVMSWLKVNGIQRERALKVNWFHLGADIQASKPTTGLVNNAASILAKIKAHPSFLMVGTVEPRKGHKQVLDAFNELWANNVDVNLVIVGKSGWRMEETIRLIRDHSKLNRRLFWLESISDEFLEQIYENSSCLIAASYGEGFGLPLIEAAQHKLPIIARDIPVFREVAGANASYYSGHTGQELAATIQEWLARYSIKDIPLSDHIPWLTWRESTSNLLDIIVNNQPYLTWEHDGIYRYWGSDDRLNTVVGKAKGHSILSNFEAGCLIYGPYINLSAGDYTLVVFGELGEGGAGGAYIDIAVNGGTVLLEHKFQATEASGQIATLTLRLERDYTSVEIRTWVTAQSDITISRIELSPYVKPIEYGVVHYCGSDSRFHTQAGRREGLEILSSGKSGYLLFGLYIPLKAGNYVVVIEGEIAGNGVAGAYLDVAVNGGEKLAHQEIRYLSGTNKLVVLSLHLERDYPDVEVRVWVNELSDIKVSDLLIYPNLLNDEQNRVLAHGSRKFLAADSRIYSQVGRYINFDIFSTGVAGYLLYGPYLALPSGSYQIKIYGRIEQTSDCLIDVVIDRGSQVLASKKLSALSTNGLLIILYVQLDHSVLDMEVRVKVDDQTSMQLSSLEFIPIDQISGTRDIEPESLHEEKVEKPVVSVAKRSLFDKKSRKVDPALQEKVVSGVEEEQVNESKLSSNQDSELVLNENSTDISPLKKKFSEKFLDFFR; via the coding sequence ATGCGTATTGTTATAGACATGCAAGGTGTTCAAGGCGGAAGTCGTTATCGAGGGATTGGACGCTATACCATTGCTTTAACACAGGCGATCATCAAGAATGGTGGGCAAGATAATGAAATTATCTTGGCTTTAAATGGAATGTTTCCTGAAAGTGTGGAGTTTATTCGAGCGATTTTCAGCCCATTATTACCAAAAAATAATATTCGTATTTGGCAGGCTCAGGCTCCAGTCTCCCAGATTGAATCGGCGAATGATAGCCGCAGGGAGGCTGCGGAGCTTATCAGGGAGGCTTTTTTAGCAAGCTTGAACCCCGATATTGTTTTGGTGAGTAGTCTTTTTGAAGGCTTCCATGGTAATGCTGTCACGAGTGTAGGCTTATTGAGTAATACGGTGCCGACTGCGGTTATTCTTTACGACTTAATTCCCTACATTAACCGAGATGTTTATTTGGCTAACCCTCTGGTTGCATCTTGGTATGACAATAAAATTGACCACTTAAGGCGTGCAGATATTCTATTTGGTATTTCTGAGTCATCTCGTCAAGAAGGAATTGGCTTTCTAGGGTTCTCGGAAGAAAGTTGTATTAATATATCAACTGCAGCCGATGAGCAGTTTCAGCCACAAAATATAGAGAAAAGCCAAGAGTTAGCGATAAGAAGTAAATATCAGCTCAAGCATGAATTCCTCATGTATACCGGGGGGATTGACCCCAGAAAAAATATTGAAGGTCTTATTTGTGCGTATGCCCAATTGCCAATATCATTAAGAAATGAACGGCAGTTGGCTATTGTCTGTGATATACAGCCACCGAGTCGTGCGGCTTTAGAGGGGTTAATTAGAGAGCAGGGACTCTCGCCACATGAGGTCATTCTGACGGGTTTCGTGCCAGAAAAAGATCTAATAGCACTTTATAATTTGTGTCAAGCCTTTGTATTTCCCTCGTGGCATGAAGGTTTTGGTCTGCCAGCGCTTGAAGCGATGGCTTGTGGTCGCGCGGTCATCGCTGCAAATACATCAAGTTTGCCTGAAGTAGTGGGTAATAAAGAAGCATTATTCAATCCTCTCGATCAAGAGGCGATGACTGCAAAGTTGTATCAAGTATTAACTGATGCGGATTTTAGATTACGGTTGCAGCAGCACGGTTTAGAGCAAGCAAAGCTTTTTTCTTGGGATACTAGTGCAATTCGTTTACTGGATGCTTTGAACATATGGTTCACTGGTCAAAGCAAAAAAATGAACTCAGTATTACCTACCAAGCGTTTAAAGTTGGCTTATGTTTCTCCATTGCCACCAGAAAGAAGTGGGATCAGTGACTACAGTGCTGAACTCTTACCAGAGCTTTCACGCTATTATGACATTGAGGTTATTGTTGAGCAGAGCGCCGTTATTGATCCTTGGGTTTCAGCCAATTGTCAAATTAGAGATTCGGCATGGCTTCGTGCGCATGCAGATAAATATGAACGGGTTTTGTATCACTTCGGAAATTCGCACTTTCATCAGCACATGTTTAGCCTGCTCAAAGAGGTTCCAGGCGTTGTTGTTTTACATGATTTCTTTTTATCGGGAATTGTCTCTCATATGGAGTTGACTGGTTATCGCCCAGACTTTTGGCGAAATACCTTGCTGTTTAGTCATGGCTATATCCCTGTTGAAAAGAGATATCATATTCCTGATATTGGGGATGTCATCTGGGAATATCCTGCGAATGCTCATGTTCTGCAGGATGCAACAGGTGTCATTGTCCATGCTGAGAACTCTCGTCGTTTATCTCAAAAATGGTATGGTCAAGATTCAGCAAAAGATTGGGCGGTGATTCCCCATTTAAGAACAGCCGTCCCTACTTTGGATAGTCAGCGGTATCGAGCGAAACTCGGGATCAGTGAAAATAGTTTTGTGATCTGTAGTTTTGGTCTGTTAGGTCCGACAAAGCAAAATCGACGTTTATTAGATGCATGGTTGGCTTCGGATTTAGCAAAAGATCCAAATTGTGTGCTTATCTTTGTCGGTGAAAATCATAATGGCGAATATGGAAATCAGTTAGTAGAAACAATCAATAAGAGCGGATTATCGAATCGTATCCGCATCACGGGTTGGACGGATACTGATGATTTCAGAAAATATCTATCTATCGCCGATCTCGGTGTCCAATTAAGAACCTTGTCTAGGGGAGAGACCTCTGGAACTGTTCTTGATTGTATGAATTATGGTCTGCCTACGATTGTTAATAGTAACGGTAGCATGGCTGATTTGCCTGATGACGGCGTCCTTAAATTACCTGACTTATATGAAGATATTGACTTAATTAATGCCCTCGAAATGTTGTGGAGTAATCCTGAGCAGCGTAGTGTGTTAGGGAGGCGAGCCCGAGAAATTATTCTAACTCAGCATAATCCTCGAAAGTGTGCGAGCCAATATGCGGTGCAGATTGAGCGAATCTATGCTGAGAAAGTGGTTAAAGTTCCAGCGCTTATTAATGCGATTTCTGAGTTGAAGGTTCCGCCAAGTGATGAGCAAGCTTTAATTGCGTTATCTGAGTCGATAGATCTCTCTATTCCTCCTCAGATTGGGGCACCGCAATTTTTAGTTGATATTTCTGAGTTAGTACGTGGTGACTCGAAAAGCGGCATCCAGCGCGTTGTCCGGAGTATTTTATTAGAGTTACTTTTAAATCCTCCAGTAGGGTTTAAGGTTGAGCCGATTTATGCAAATGGTGAGCACTCCTATTATTATGCGAGAAACTTTACCTTAAGCTTCCTTGACTGTCCTGAGACGGGACTCCCAGATGAGCCGATTAGCTTTAAATCAGGAGATGTTTTCTTAGGTTTAGATTTGCATCCATTTGTTCTGACGCATCGTAATTTTTATCAAACCTTGAGAAACTATGGTGTGGAAGTACGCTTCGTTATTTATGACTTGTTGTCAATAACGCATAGCCAATTCTTTAATGATGGTGCTGCTGAACAGTTTCATCGGTGGCTGAAAGTTTATGCTGAAAGTGATGGAATCATCTGTATTTCACAATCCGTTGCTACGGATGTTATGAGTTGGCTTAAAGTCAACGGCATTCAAAGAGAGCGGGCTTTAAAAGTGAACTGGTTTCATCTTGGTGCGGATATACAAGCATCAAAGCCCACCACTGGATTAGTCAATAATGCGGCTTCAATACTCGCAAAGATTAAAGCTCATCCTAGCTTTCTAATGGTCGGAACGGTCGAGCCACGTAAAGGGCACAAGCAGGTATTAGACGCTTTTAATGAATTATGGGCTAATAATGTTGATGTTAATTTGGTCATCGTCGGTAAATCAGGCTGGAGGATGGAAGAAACCATTCGACTGATCCGTGATCATTCTAAATTAAATCGCAGGTTATTTTGGTTAGAAAGTATCAGTGACGAATTTCTTGAGCAGATTTATGAAAACTCGAGTTGTTTAATTGCAGCAAGCTATGGTGAGGGATTTGGTTTACCACTTATTGAAGCTGCACAGCATAAATTGCCGATTATTGCGCGGGATATTCCTGTATTTCGCGAGGTTGCTGGTGCAAATGCGTCCTATTACTCAGGCCATACTGGTCAAGAGCTAGCTGCAACTATTCAAGAATGGCTAGCGCGTTATTCTATTAAAGATATTCCTTTATCGGATCATATCCCGTGGTTGACTTGGAGAGAGAGTACCTCGAATCTACTCGATATCATTGTCAACAATCAGCCTTATTTAACGTGGGAACACGACGGTATTTATCGCTATTGGGGAAGCGATGATCGTTTAAATACAGTTGTTGGAAAAGCTAAAGGTCACAGTATCTTAAGTAATTTTGAGGCGGGTTGTTTGATCTATGGTCCGTACATAAATTTATCTGCTGGAGATTATACACTTGTAGTCTTTGGCGAGTTGGGCGAAGGGGGAGCAGGTGGTGCCTATATTGATATCGCTGTTAATGGGGGCACTGTTTTATTAGAGCATAAATTCCAAGCCACTGAGGCAAGTGGTCAGATTGCCACACTTACCTTGCGATTAGAGCGGGATTATACGAGTGTTGAAATTCGAACATGGGTAACGGCGCAATCTGATATAACAATTAGTCGCATTGAGCTTTCCCCCTATGTCAAACCCATTGAATACGGCGTTGTACATTATTGTGGAAGTGATAGCCGTTTTCACACTCAAGCTGGACGGCGCGAAGGATTGGAGATTCTCAGTTCAGGCAAGTCGGGCTATCTTTTGTTTGGGTTGTATATCCCACTCAAAGCCGGGAATTATGTTGTCGTTATTGAGGGTGAAATAGCAGGCAACGGCGTAGCGGGAGCTTATTTAGATGTTGCTGTGAATGGAGGGGAGAAACTAGCCCATCAGGAAATTAGATATTTAAGTGGAACGAATAAGCTAGTTGTTTTATCACTGCACCTCGAACGAGATTATCCTGACGTAGAGGTGCGAGTTTGGGTTAATGAGTTGTCAGATATCAAAGTCAGTGATTTATTAATTTACCCGAATTTATTGAATGATGAGCAAAATCGTGTTTTGGCACATGGCTCTCGGAAGTTTTTAGCTGCTGATAGTCGTATCTACTCTCAAGTTGGGCGATACATCAACTTTGATATCTTCAGTACTGGAGTCGCCGGCTATCTCTTATATGGTCCATACCTAGCATTGCCATCCGGTAGCTATCAGATAAAAATTTACGGACGTATTGAGCAAACTAGTGACTGTTTGATTGATGTAGTGATTGATCGAGGATCTCAAGTTTTAGCTTCTAAAAAATTATCGGCTCTCTCTACAAATGGCTTACTTATAATTTTGTATGTGCAGCTAGATCATTCTGTTTTAGACATGGAAGTTAGGGTTAAAGTTGATGATCAAACAAGTATGCAACTTTCTTCGCTTGAGTTTATACCTATAGATCAGATATCGGGTACTAGGGATATAGAGCCAGAATCATTGCATGAAGAAAAAGTTGAGAAGCCGGTCGTCAGTGTCGCAAAACGTTCTTTATTTGATAAAAAGAGTAGGAAAGTTGACCCTGCACTCCAAGAAAAAGTTGTTTCAGGCGTCGAGGAGGAACAAGTCAACGAATCTAAACTTTCTTCAAACCAGGACTCTGAATTAGTATTGAATGAAAATAGCACTGATATTTCGCCATTGAAGAAAAAGTTTAGTGAGAAGTTTCTGGATTTTTTCAGATAA
- a CDS encoding glycosyltransferase family 4 protein: MGFFWYRLAFNVISAWSARQQVIAFSGSIRNREIDADVKERQLLIDVSVIINHDARTGIQRVVRGIMMYLLASPPKGYCIRPIFATKRHGYRYASNFLNHPLKNNKNSKVQVNAGDIFLGLDLAAHLLPRYQTQLIDWKKKGVSVHIVVYDLLPLLHPEWFSNKTVKNFRRWIKTVAIFADSAVCISQCGKAELETMLAEKFGFTKDALPIGVIPLGVEIDESLPSHGLPENVDYILSVLEKKPTVLMVGTIEPRKGYGQVLDAFEKLWQEHHDINLVIVGRSGWKTESLQRRLRFHVQSEKRLWWLDDASDEFLKQLYTVVEGVLIASEGEGFGLPLMEAIGHNKPILIRDIPVFRESAGTAVTFFSNGSPDSLAISIANWLEQIQMGLTQSHKEPLPSWQDGVQKLLTCLSIA; this comes from the coding sequence ATGGGTTTTTTTTGGTACCGATTGGCTTTTAATGTAATTTCTGCTTGGTCTGCTCGTCAGCAAGTTATAGCTTTTTCCGGCTCTATAAGAAATAGAGAGATTGATGCAGATGTAAAAGAACGTCAATTGCTGATAGATGTCTCAGTGATCATCAATCACGATGCAAGAACAGGGATACAGCGCGTAGTAAGGGGGATTATGATGTATTTACTTGCATCTCCACCCAAAGGTTATTGTATTCGACCAATTTTTGCGACAAAGCGACATGGTTATCGATATGCCTCTAATTTTTTGAATCATCCGCTCAAAAATAATAAAAATAGTAAAGTACAGGTGAATGCAGGTGATATCTTTTTAGGCTTGGATCTTGCAGCTCATTTGTTACCAAGATATCAGACTCAATTAATTGATTGGAAAAAGAAAGGTGTAAGTGTACATATTGTTGTCTACGACTTGCTTCCTTTGTTACATCCAGAATGGTTTAGCAATAAAACAGTGAAGAATTTTCGGCGTTGGATTAAAACAGTAGCCATTTTTGCAGATAGCGCCGTGTGTATCTCCCAATGTGGTAAAGCTGAGTTGGAAACAATGTTGGCCGAAAAATTCGGTTTTACGAAAGATGCACTGCCAATTGGCGTTATTCCATTAGGTGTTGAGATTGATGAAAGCTTACCAAGCCATGGGTTGCCTGAGAACGTTGATTATATTTTGTCTGTTTTAGAAAAAAAACCCACTGTACTCATGGTCGGTACGATAGAGCCTAGAAAGGGTTATGGGCAAGTCTTGGATGCATTTGAGAAGCTATGGCAAGAACATCATGACATCAATTTAGTTATTGTCGGTCGTTCAGGGTGGAAAACAGAATCTCTTCAGCGTCGATTGCGCTTCCATGTTCAAAGTGAAAAGCGCTTATGGTGGTTGGATGATGCTAGTGATGAGTTTTTGAAACAACTGTATACAGTTGTTGAAGGCGTGCTTATTGCATCAGAAGGAGAGGGTTTTGGTTTGCCGTTGATGGAAGCGATTGGTCACAATAAGCCTATTTTAATCCGTGATATTCCTGTATTCCGTGAGAGTGCCGGAACGGCGGTAACTTTTTTTAGTAATGGTTCTCCGGATAGTTTAGCGATCAGTATTGCGAATTGGCTTGAGCAGATTCAAATGGGCCTAACACAGTCACATAAAGAGCCTCTTCCCTCTTGGCAAGACGGGGTCCAAAAATTGCTTACTTGTTTAAGTATTGCCTGA